CCAGACACAGAAGTGAGAGCGGAATAAAAACTTTAACTGAGCATGCGCCAGGTGATCTAACCTCTGACGCAAGAATGGGGGGTAAACCCGAGGAGCTTGCAATTACTCATCCCTGTGCAATGAAAGTTGCTCTTCTCGAGCTGAGGAGGCAGAGGGACCTGCTTGGTCTGGATTATAGGGTTTCACTTGAGGCTACCCATCATGGCCCCACTTCCTTAAAGAAACCTGTTCTCTTTGTCGAGGTTGGTTCCACGGAGAAGGAGTGGAATCACACCGAGGCTGTTGAGGCTGTGGCAACTGCTGCAGTTAGGGCTGCTGAGAACAGAGAGGACTTTCCTGCCTGTCTGGGTGCCGGTGGAAACCACTACGCTCCAAGGCACACTGAGCTTGTTTTTAATACATCCTACGCTATGGGACATATAATTCCGGGTTATGCAATTGATGCTCTAAAATTTGAAGTTTTTAGACAGGCGGTTAAGAAGAGCAGGGCGGAATTTGTATATCTTGACTGGAAGGGCATGAAAAAAGAGGAAAGAAAAAAGATTCTCGATTACTGCTCAAGGCTTTCCCTGCCTGTGAAAAAGGGCAGGCTTATGAGTGGGGGCGATGGCAGGGAGCTTGATATAGACCTGAAGCTCTTCTCTGAGGCCGAGAAAGTGGGAGGAAGGCTGATAAAAAAGCTAAAAAAGAAGCTTGATGTGGAGAGGGATGAGACAGGAGACGCTAAAAAAGTGTTTTCAGGAGAAATTTCGGAGAAGGAATTGATGCAGGCAGCTCTGGAAGATTTAAAGAGAAGATATGTGGTTGAAGTGGAAGGAGAAGAGCTTCTGCTCGGGAGTTCAGTCTTAAGCCCTGAGAAAGCAAAAGTTCTTGGAGTTAAGCCCGGCCCGGATTTCTCAATTCTTGCAGGCGGTAAAAGTATAGACGTATATGGAAAAACAATAACTCCAGAAATGGTTACATCAAATAGAGTTAAGAGAATCAGGGTTTCCTGGAAGTGGCTTACATGGTTAAGGCAAAACGTTTAAATATTCATGAAAGTGAAATCAAGATAGAAAGGAGGCATGACTTTGGATACCATCATCAGGGAAGCTTTAAAAAATGCCGATATAGGTTATGAAAATCCCAAACGTTTAGCTGTTACCTCTCCCGAAAGAAATGAAGTTGACAGAGAGCTGGAAGAAATTCTGGCAAGGACGAAGGCGAGAATAGTTGTGGTAGGTACAGGAGGTGCGGGAAGCAATACTATAAGCAGGCTAATGGAAGTTGGAATAGAAGGTGCCGACACAGTAGCTGTTAATACAGATGCTCAGGATTTACTATATTCCACATCGGACAGAAAACTGTTAATAGGTAGGGAGCTAACAGGAGGGCTTGGTGCAGGCTCCATACCGCAGATAGGCGAGGAGGCTGCCAAGGAGAGCGAGGAGGATGTCAAGAAGGTTATAGAGGATGCGGACATTGTGTTTATAACGTGTGGTCTTGGTGGAGGCACTGGCACAGGTTCTGCACCTGTTATAGCAAGCATTGCTCAGAAGCTTGGTGCTCTGACAGTAGCAATTTCAACTTTTCCGTTTGCCATGGAAGGTTTGAGGAGAAGAAGTAATGCTGAGATGGGTCTCGAGAAGTTAAGAAAAGAGACTGATACTGTAATTGTTATCCCTAACGACAAGCTCCTTGAGATTGCTCCCAATCTGCCCTTACCTGCTGCCTTCAAGGTGGCAGATGAAATACTTGTGAGGGCTGTTAAGGGTATAGCTGAGCTTATAACGAAACCTGGCCTGATAAATCTCGACTTTGCCGATGTGCGTGCTGTTATGGAAGATGGTGGCGTGGCAATGATAGGCATGGGTGAGAGCGATACTGAAAACAGAGCAGTTGAGGCAATTGAGAAAGCTATAAACTCACCTCT
This genomic interval from archaeon BMS3Bbin15 contains the following:
- the ftsZ_1 gene encoding cell division protein FtsZ, translating into MDTIIREALKNADIGYENPKRLAVTSPERNEVDRELEEILARTKARIVVVGTGGAGSNTISRLMEVGIEGADTVAVNTDAQDLLYSTSDRKLLIGRELTGGLGAGSIPQIGEEAAKESEEDVKKVIEDADIVFITCGLGGGTGTGSAPVIASIAQKLGALTVAISTFPFAMEGLRRRSNAEMGLEKLRKETDTVIVIPNDKLLEIAPNLPLPAAFKVADEILVRAVKGIAELITKPGLINLDFADVRAVMEDGGVAMIGMGESDTENRAVEAIEKAINSPLLSVDITGAKGALINVGGGEDLTLSEAEKVVEVVSERLDPRANIIWGAQIQDDLKGMLRVMLVITGVKSKQILGTEMAGVKDSEEEDLKSKLGIDFLD